A genomic window from Paenibacillus sp. FSL K6-0276 includes:
- a CDS encoding helicase-associated domain-containing protein: MNQLSPESLEVLKRLCAAYAAQLFEEGKEEQLRPTALCRAEQKLAMNELRRAGMLTARHKILGEKLYQVPVEQLSKLEQKFFPYQPKFIERYSVNLTVEAGAGLAIDLFRALLFTAREGLPLTAKGIIHKKNLNRLVAQLSFQEEHLLGLSMGSPSDEKNALSAALAVDIMLCLGLINRLSTGYRLDKDMLYRWLQLPETRMNDILYGIVIHRCGSIGPADQHFRYLISSADFVPEKWTMLPELLDWMVDMNLTGTVARIELEQSSLIWLRCLTGFGWCELGKTSKGIQCFRWTAAKPKLLSGSDSFPDSVAENSNELFIVQPDFEVLIPPEVPYTVRWTLAECAELLQTDTMWSLRLTREMLVHASERGMPPEEAIAWIGDHALGGLPPVVELSLEQWGKSIGRTSLSEVILLTCQTEEDGAAIAAHPRLQDSLKRIGPLHFLVSPESMEQMREELFLAGLAPSRIIGGREVEMDVGWSSFHQEAETQQDIYSLPVLNSELSLLRSGNPFLNLPVISPEQEEDFLLGGENVPQIWSKEWRHYHSSTAQKVMEQGVKWGVKVRFSLKDQMLDFIPTRIKGNPWKVAGHLLYNDGETVEEIELSPEDWKEMKLVIPKRRRNSSSAEASDYVMIEKSTEFGRTLT, from the coding sequence TTGAACCAGCTATCACCGGAATCGTTAGAGGTCTTAAAGCGATTATGTGCTGCTTACGCGGCCCAGCTTTTTGAAGAAGGGAAAGAAGAGCAATTGCGCCCTACGGCGCTCTGTCGTGCGGAGCAAAAGCTTGCAATGAATGAATTGCGACGCGCGGGTATGCTAACTGCTAGGCATAAAATATTGGGGGAGAAGCTGTACCAGGTTCCGGTTGAACAACTATCAAAGCTAGAACAAAAATTCTTCCCGTACCAACCAAAGTTCATTGAGAGGTATTCAGTGAATCTAACGGTGGAGGCGGGTGCTGGCCTGGCAATAGATCTGTTTCGGGCGCTGCTGTTCACCGCTCGCGAAGGACTGCCACTGACAGCCAAGGGAATCATCCATAAAAAGAATCTAAATCGCTTAGTTGCTCAGCTTTCTTTTCAGGAGGAACATTTACTGGGGCTCTCTATGGGTTCTCCTTCGGATGAAAAGAATGCTCTATCAGCGGCTCTTGCAGTAGATATCATGCTTTGTCTTGGGCTTATTAACAGACTGAGTACAGGTTATAGGCTCGACAAGGATATGCTGTATCGTTGGTTGCAACTTCCTGAGACAAGGATGAATGACATTCTATATGGGATTGTCATTCATCGTTGTGGAAGCATAGGGCCTGCCGATCAACATTTTCGTTATTTGATTTCCAGCGCTGATTTTGTACCGGAGAAATGGACGATGTTGCCTGAGCTTCTGGACTGGATGGTGGATATGAATCTAACCGGAACGGTGGCCCGAATTGAGCTGGAACAATCAAGCTTGATCTGGCTTCGTTGTCTCACCGGCTTTGGGTGGTGTGAACTGGGGAAAACTTCTAAAGGCATCCAGTGTTTTCGCTGGACTGCTGCAAAACCGAAGCTATTATCGGGTAGTGATTCATTCCCTGATTCTGTGGCTGAGAATTCGAATGAGCTGTTTATTGTACAGCCCGATTTTGAAGTCCTGATTCCACCAGAGGTTCCCTATACAGTGCGCTGGACTTTGGCTGAATGCGCTGAACTACTGCAAACGGATACGATGTGGAGCTTACGGCTGACCCGGGAGATGCTGGTGCATGCATCAGAGCGAGGGATGCCTCCGGAAGAAGCGATTGCTTGGATTGGTGATCATGCACTGGGTGGTTTGCCACCTGTGGTTGAGCTGTCTTTAGAGCAATGGGGAAAAAGCATTGGCCGAACATCACTCTCTGAAGTGATCCTGTTGACATGCCAGACGGAAGAGGATGGAGCGGCTATCGCAGCCCACCCGCGTCTCCAAGATAGCCTTAAGCGTATCGGACCACTTCATTTCCTTGTGTCTCCGGAGTCTATGGAGCAAATGCGTGAGGAGTTGTTCTTAGCGGGATTGGCCCCTTCAAGGATTATTGGAGGACGTGAGGTGGAGATGGACGTTGGTTGGTCCTCATTTCACCAGGAAGCAGAGACCCAGCAAGATATATATTCACTCCCAGTCTTAAATTCAGAACTAAGTCTACTTCGTAGCGGGAATCCCTTTCTAAATTTACCTGTTATTTCTCCTGAGCAGGAGGAGGATTTCTTGTTAGGTGGAGAAAATGTGCCACAGATCTGGAGCAAGGAATGGCGCCATTATCACAGCTCAACGGCGCAGAAAGTAATGGAGCAAGGGGTGAAATGGGGAGTCAAGGTGCGTTTTTCCTTAAAGGATCAAATGTTAGATTTCATCCCCACCCGAATTAAAGGGAATCCTTGGAAAGTGGCAGGGCATCTACTGTATAACGATGGTGAAACGGTTGAAGAAATAGAGCTAAGTCCTGAAGACTGGAAGGAAATGAAGTTAGTTATTCCCAAAAGGCGAAGAAATTCCTCTTCTGCTGAAGCGAGTGATTATGTTATGATAGAAAAGTCTACTGAATTCGGTAGAACATTAACGTAG
- a CDS encoding DNA repair helicase XPB — protein MNETGACIVRRDRTVLLECAHPGFETARKVLGAFAELVKSPPAYHTYRITPLSLWNAASLNYTAEVIISSLHHLARWGVPAGLEEEIGTLLSRYGKLTLHGQEIPNEFITLRVDTAELLDELGNESGLKELGLQRINPLESSCRAEYRGLLKQELMRLGYPVLDYAGYHVGQALSLAWKETRNNSKDGAEGDSFGLREYQQEAVQLFQGTEGHGGSGVVVLPCGAGKTVVGLAVLESLQCETLILTSNTTSVRQWVDELLERTDLDDSSVGEYSGEKREVRPVTIATYQILTHRQSKGGPFHHMKLFNERNWGLIIYDEVHLLPAPVFRATADIQATRRLGLTATLVREDGKEGDVFSLIGPKRYDLPWKELEEQGWIAAVECVEMIVPMNSELRQKYLYAEAKEKFRMASCNPAKAEVVVGLLKAHQGSSVLVIGQYLDQITELAEAIGAPLITGKTKQRERDELYAAFNEGKIQVLVVSKVANFAVNLPDASIAIEVSGAFGSRQEEAQRLGRILRPKSGENKAYFYTLVSGDSREQEFAMRRRMFLTEQGYEYVVKMVPSGEERTIH, from the coding sequence ATGAATGAAACAGGGGCTTGCATCGTGCGCAGGGACCGGACAGTTCTACTGGAATGCGCCCATCCCGGATTTGAGACGGCAAGGAAAGTGCTGGGGGCCTTTGCAGAGCTCGTAAAGAGTCCTCCGGCCTACCACACTTATCGAATCACTCCATTATCACTTTGGAATGCTGCGTCACTTAATTATACAGCTGAGGTGATTATCTCAAGTCTGCATCATCTCGCGCGCTGGGGTGTTCCTGCCGGGCTGGAGGAAGAGATCGGAACTCTTCTCTCCAGGTATGGGAAGCTGACCCTTCATGGACAAGAGATTCCGAATGAGTTCATCACGCTTAGGGTTGACACGGCTGAGCTTTTGGATGAATTAGGTAATGAATCAGGCCTGAAGGAATTAGGCTTGCAGAGAATAAATCCACTAGAAAGTTCGTGCCGTGCGGAGTACAGGGGGCTTTTAAAACAAGAGCTGATGAGATTGGGCTATCCAGTACTGGATTATGCAGGATATCATGTGGGACAAGCTCTAAGCCTGGCTTGGAAGGAGACTCGCAATAACTCAAAGGATGGAGCTGAAGGAGACTCATTTGGACTACGTGAATACCAACAGGAAGCCGTTCAGTTGTTTCAAGGGACAGAAGGACACGGAGGCAGCGGAGTAGTTGTGTTGCCTTGCGGAGCGGGTAAGACGGTAGTGGGATTAGCCGTTCTTGAAAGTCTTCAATGCGAAACGCTGATCTTAACTTCAAATACAACTTCAGTAAGGCAATGGGTGGATGAGCTGCTTGAGCGAACCGATTTGGATGATAGCTCTGTTGGTGAATATTCCGGTGAAAAAAGAGAAGTGCGGCCTGTTACTATAGCTACCTATCAGATATTAACGCATCGCCAATCCAAAGGCGGCCCTTTTCACCATATGAAGCTGTTCAACGAACGTAACTGGGGGTTGATTATTTATGATGAGGTGCACCTGCTTCCAGCTCCGGTATTTCGGGCCACAGCAGATATTCAGGCTACAAGACGACTAGGACTAACAGCAACTCTGGTTAGGGAAGACGGGAAGGAAGGTGATGTGTTCTCTTTGATTGGACCAAAGCGGTACGACTTACCTTGGAAGGAGCTTGAGGAGCAGGGCTGGATCGCAGCGGTGGAATGTGTGGAGATGATTGTGCCTATGAACTCGGAGCTTAGACAAAAGTACTTGTATGCGGAAGCGAAAGAAAAATTTCGTATGGCTTCATGCAATCCTGCCAAAGCTGAAGTTGTAGTCGGGCTTCTAAAAGCCCATCAGGGATCATCGGTTCTGGTTATTGGCCAGTATCTCGACCAAATAACTGAATTGGCGGAAGCGATCGGAGCACCTCTGATTACCGGGAAAACGAAGCAGCGAGAAAGAGATGAGCTGTATGCGGCTTTTAACGAAGGGAAGATACAGGTGTTGGTTGTGTCCAAGGTAGCGAATTTTGCGGTGAATCTGCCAGACGCGTCGATTGCTATTGAGGTCTCTGGAGCTTTTGGATCGCGGCAGGAAGAGGCTCAACGTCTGGGCCGGATCTTGCGTCCGAAGTCGGGCGAGAACAAAGCGTATTTTTATACGCTAGTATCTGGTGATAGTCGGGAGCAGGAATTCGCTATGCGACGCCGGATGTTTTTGACTGAACAGGGTTATGAATATGTCGTTAAAATGGTGCCGAGCGGAGAGGAGCGAACCATCCATTGA
- a CDS encoding CBS domain-containing protein, producing the protein MKIVKEVMTKEPVTVTLQDNVYEVAVKMRDNDTGFIPVIDNEDDKTLLGVITDRDLVIRGYAAKHPGSTAVEKVMSREIQTVSENTSVDEAAELMSSWQIRRLAVTSGQKLIGVVSIGDLAVRNIFADEAGEALHDISQQHLH; encoded by the coding sequence TTGAAGATAGTGAAAGAGGTTATGACGAAGGAGCCTGTAACAGTCACACTACAGGATAATGTGTATGAAGTCGCTGTTAAAATGAGAGATAATGACACTGGATTTATACCTGTAATTGATAATGAGGACGATAAGACATTGCTCGGTGTAATTACAGATCGTGATCTAGTGATTAGAGGTTATGCGGCTAAGCACCCTGGATCAACTGCTGTGGAAAAGGTAATGAGTAGAGAAATTCAGACCGTCTCAGAGAATACATCTGTAGATGAGGCTGCAGAACTGATGTCGAGTTGGCAAATTCGCAGATTGGCTGTGACCAGTGGTCAGAAGCTGATTGGTGTAGTATCTATCGGTGACTTGGCGGTGCGCAACATTTTTGCGGATGAGGCTGGCGAAGCGCTTCATGATATCTCGCAGCAGCATTTACATTAA
- a CDS encoding YlbG family protein yields MFAERTGYIIWVSDVKAARNLEKYGTLHYVSRKMHYAVMYVNAERAEEVMKNVRRLSYVRKIERSYRNEIKTEYTSNGPDKSRNYGM; encoded by the coding sequence ATGTTTGCGGAACGGACAGGATACATCATATGGGTAAGTGACGTTAAAGCAGCACGTAACCTTGAAAAATACGGAACACTGCATTATGTTTCTCGGAAAATGCATTATGCAGTGATGTATGTAAATGCGGAACGTGCCGAGGAAGTTATGAAGAATGTCCGCAGACTCTCCTACGTTCGTAAGATTGAAAGATCCTATCGTAACGAAATTAAGACAGAGTATACCAGTAATGGACCGGACAAGTCCCGTAATTACGGTATGTAA
- a CDS encoding selenium metabolism-associated LysR family transcriptional regulator produces MNFHQLHIFYTVLERGSFSAAAQTLHMTQPAVTMQVQALEDYFGTKLFNRSTKKIVLSEAGHTLMPYALRSIQLMRETDQAMSAFAQMLEGRLQLGASLTIGEYVLPRLLGPFGKQYPNISIMMKVMNTSQIMEEILKHQLNFGLIEAPVTHPDMVIEPVMGDELKLIVPHDHPLAEQQEVTLDEVLQHPFVLREQGSGTRRVMEEQLFSKGLDPGNMKIVMELGSTGAVKSAVEAGLGITIISTSSVKHEVALGLLKIVNISNASFKRQFYAIHLKSTLLPISAVTFLTFLREHSNDN; encoded by the coding sequence ATGAACTTTCATCAGTTACATATATTCTATACTGTCTTAGAGCGAGGGAGTTTCTCGGCGGCGGCGCAGACACTACATATGACTCAACCGGCAGTTACCATGCAAGTACAGGCGCTAGAGGATTATTTTGGGACTAAGCTCTTCAACCGTTCTACCAAAAAAATCGTGCTCTCCGAAGCAGGTCATACCCTAATGCCATACGCGCTGCGCAGTATTCAATTGATGCGTGAGACGGATCAAGCGATGTCGGCGTTTGCGCAAATGTTGGAGGGTCGTCTGCAGCTTGGAGCAAGTCTTACAATTGGGGAGTACGTGCTGCCACGGCTGTTAGGCCCTTTTGGGAAGCAATATCCGAACATTTCAATCATGATGAAAGTCATGAATACCTCGCAAATTATGGAGGAAATCCTCAAGCATCAGCTGAATTTCGGTTTAATTGAAGCGCCGGTGACACATCCTGATATGGTGATCGAGCCTGTGATGGGTGATGAGCTGAAGCTGATCGTACCCCATGATCATCCGCTTGCAGAGCAGCAAGAGGTTACTTTAGACGAAGTGCTTCAGCATCCTTTCGTACTGCGTGAGCAGGGCTCAGGAACGCGCCGTGTCATGGAAGAGCAGTTGTTCTCGAAAGGGCTTGATCCAGGAAATATGAAAATAGTGATGGAACTTGGGAGTACAGGAGCCGTGAAGTCGGCTGTTGAGGCAGGCCTTGGCATTACGATAATATCGACTTCTTCGGTTAAGCATGAAGTGGCGCTTGGACTTCTGAAGATTGTGAATATCTCGAATGCCTCATTTAAAAGACAGTTCTACGCCATTCATTTAAAATCGACACTGCTGCCGATTTCTGCGGTGACATTCCTGACTTTTTTGCGGGAGCATTCGAATGATAACTGA
- the ftsW gene encoding putative lipid II flippase FtsW produces the protein MSNRKGKTKQNVSLPKRGTPDFQLLILTLLLVGFGLVMIFSASSSLTLASSKFGNDPLYFMKRQMIWIVLGTVVMFTAMNIHYSKFKKWYVPIFIITVILLLIVAFSERINGAKSWLSIGKLGIQPTELAKISIILYLSALITKKGERFRDFRTGYIPVMVIVGIVAGLIMMQPDLGSCLILVATSGLVIYAGGASMKHILGSIALLVLGVGLVMGAKAAIDSLSPATDKVAATQDYRKGRIQAFLDPYQDAEGEGYNIIQSLTALGQGGVSGSGFGKSIQKLDYLKYPYTDFIFPVIGEEFGFVGTALFLMLYLYFIWRGILIALRCKDPFGTLVGIGIMGLIAIQAFVNIGGVTKTIPLTGVTLPFISYGGSSLLVSMLSMGIMLSISRETNLPAKEEVTKSVTTVRQVRSR, from the coding sequence TTGAGTAACAGAAAGGGAAAGACGAAACAAAATGTCAGCCTGCCCAAAAGAGGAACACCCGACTTCCAACTACTTATCTTAACACTACTACTTGTGGGTTTCGGTCTAGTCATGATCTTCAGTGCTAGCTCCAGTTTGACTTTAGCGAGCTCGAAGTTCGGTAATGACCCTCTATATTTCATGAAACGCCAAATGATCTGGATCGTGCTTGGAACCGTTGTTATGTTTACAGCCATGAACATTCACTACAGTAAATTCAAGAAGTGGTATGTGCCTATCTTCATCATCACCGTTATCCTCCTGCTAATTGTAGCCTTCTCCGAAAGAATCAATGGCGCCAAGAGCTGGTTAAGTATCGGGAAGCTAGGGATCCAACCTACAGAACTTGCCAAAATATCGATCATCCTGTATCTCTCAGCACTAATCACCAAAAAAGGTGAGCGGTTTAGAGATTTCCGTACAGGATATATCCCTGTAATGGTCATCGTGGGTATAGTTGCCGGACTTATTATGATGCAGCCAGATTTGGGCTCTTGCCTTATTCTCGTGGCTACCAGTGGACTTGTCATTTATGCAGGCGGTGCCAGCATGAAGCATATCCTAGGCTCTATCGCACTCTTGGTATTGGGTGTAGGACTAGTTATGGGTGCCAAAGCGGCGATTGATTCCCTATCCCCTGCAACCGACAAAGTAGCTGCCACTCAGGACTATAGAAAAGGTCGTATCCAAGCTTTCTTAGATCCTTATCAGGATGCTGAAGGTGAAGGGTACAATATTATTCAGTCTTTGACCGCTCTCGGACAAGGTGGAGTCAGTGGCTCTGGATTTGGCAAAAGCATTCAAAAGCTGGATTATCTTAAATACCCTTATACGGACTTTATTTTCCCTGTGATCGGTGAAGAATTCGGCTTTGTAGGAACGGCATTATTTCTGATGCTATACTTGTATTTTATCTGGCGAGGTATTCTAATCGCATTAAGGTGTAAGGACCCCTTTGGCACACTCGTCGGAATTGGGATTATGGGCCTAATAGCCATTCAGGCCTTTGTCAATATTGGCGGTGTAACGAAGACGATTCCGCTTACCGGCGTAACCTTGCCATTTATCAGCTATGGCGGCTCTTCACTCCTCGTGAGCATGCTGTCCATGGGAATTATGCTGAGTATTTCAAGAGAAACCAATCTTCCAGCTAAAGAGGAAGTAACGAAATCTGTAACTACGGTTAGACAAGTTCGTTCCCGGTGA
- a CDS encoding YlbF family regulator, producing the protein MSVAELNTVDMAEVLTYAYELGDMINQSAEVSDYLYWKGRVDTNPEIQAMVKRLQAKKELFEETQRFGHFHPNYHSAKDEVAAVEAELEQFEEVARFKQAEKTLDDILHSMSEAIAFSVSDSIKVPSNDPSPKGGCGSGGKCSCG; encoded by the coding sequence ATGAGCGTAGCGGAATTAAATACGGTCGATATGGCTGAAGTGCTGACATACGCCTATGAATTAGGCGATATGATTAATCAATCCGCCGAGGTGTCGGATTACTTATACTGGAAAGGACGGGTTGATACGAACCCAGAAATTCAGGCCATGGTCAAACGACTTCAAGCCAAGAAGGAGTTGTTTGAAGAAACACAACGATTCGGACATTTTCATCCGAACTATCATTCAGCGAAGGATGAGGTTGCGGCAGTAGAAGCGGAATTGGAACAGTTCGAAGAGGTCGCTCGTTTCAAGCAAGCTGAGAAGACCCTTGATGACATTCTGCATTCCATGTCGGAAGCGATTGCTTTTTCAGTATCGGATAGCATTAAAGTACCAAGTAATGATCCTTCCCCTAAAGGTGGATGCGGCAGCGGGGGAAAATGCTCCTGCGGATAA
- a CDS encoding YugN family protein translates to MIFENTGLVGLKSDLLYLDESATKAGFIRWQWEYYRATYDCKIEDPQDGGEYFLRINTRAVEGKLEKSDAVLAIEAVYLGKATFPHGLDYESPVPKPVLDTAATRILELKQLLEA, encoded by the coding sequence ATGATTTTTGAGAACACGGGCCTCGTAGGATTGAAGAGTGATCTTCTCTATCTGGACGAGAGTGCCACAAAAGCTGGCTTCATCCGCTGGCAATGGGAATATTATCGTGCCACTTACGACTGCAAAATTGAAGACCCACAGGATGGCGGCGAATACTTCCTCCGCATCAACACTCGCGCTGTCGAGGGTAAGTTGGAGAAGTCTGATGCCGTACTTGCAATTGAAGCCGTATACTTAGGGAAAGCAACATTCCCCCATGGCCTGGATTATGAATCTCCGGTGCCTAAACCAGTATTGGATACTGCTGCTACTCGGATTCTCGAATTAAAGCAGCTGTTGGAGGCTTGA
- a CDS encoding PHP domain-containing protein gives MKGDRPEHVGVGRCDLHTHTQASDGMQPPEENVRLAKEKGLAAVAITDHDTVAGVKEACEAGEKYGITVVPGVEISTRAGGKDIHVLGYYVDSENELFLSRLEGLRDTRALRNEAIISKLRDLGISITLDKVIAGIGRELKPDESIGRPHIADELVRLGAATDMRDAFNKYLAEGAAAYVSPPRITPEEACEWIIEAGGSPVLAHPGLYGDDQLVRGILERGAFKGIEVYHSDHEPADSERYLTMTEEYSLIITGGSDFHGARQGVIFHGDIGSVTVPVHVLDQLKK, from the coding sequence CTGAAGGGCGACAGACCGGAGCATGTTGGCGTCGGACGATGCGACCTCCATACACATACTCAAGCCTCTGACGGCATGCAGCCACCGGAGGAAAACGTACGTCTCGCTAAAGAGAAAGGACTAGCCGCTGTTGCCATTACGGATCATGATACTGTGGCTGGCGTGAAGGAAGCCTGTGAAGCAGGAGAGAAGTACGGAATTACTGTGGTACCAGGTGTAGAGATCAGCACTCGTGCTGGTGGCAAGGATATTCATGTGCTTGGCTACTATGTTGATTCTGAGAATGAACTATTTCTGTCACGTTTGGAAGGATTAAGAGATACTCGGGCGCTTAGGAATGAAGCGATTATCTCTAAGCTGAGAGACCTTGGTATCTCCATTACCTTGGATAAGGTTATTGCAGGGATAGGGCGTGAACTAAAGCCTGATGAGAGCATTGGTCGGCCGCATATTGCCGATGAGCTGGTTCGGCTTGGAGCGGCTACAGATATGAGGGATGCCTTCAATAAGTATTTGGCCGAAGGTGCAGCAGCCTACGTGTCACCTCCACGAATCACGCCCGAGGAGGCCTGTGAATGGATCATCGAGGCTGGTGGGTCTCCTGTGTTAGCCCATCCAGGCCTGTACGGTGATGATCAGTTGGTACGAGGGATATTGGAGCGGGGTGCTTTTAAAGGGATTGAGGTCTATCATTCGGATCACGAACCCGCTGATTCAGAGCGTTACCTAACAATGACTGAAGAATATAGCTTGATTATAACTGGCGGCTCAGATTTTCATGGTGCCCGCCAAGGTGTTATATTCCATGGAGATATCGGTAGCGTTACTGTTCCTGTTCATGTGTTGGATCAGTTGAAGAAATAA
- a CDS encoding M20 family metallopeptidase yields the protein MKSLAVDSLMPEIVEWRRHLHRHPELSFHEKETSAFIADKLAEFGIEVRRSTSGYGVTGILRGQRPGKTVVLRADMDALPIKEENKNDYVSQNEGVMHACGHDGHTSILLGVASYYSSRLDEIEGELRFLFQPAEEVCPGGAQGMISEGMLEGADAVYGLHLWTPLPIGTVGSAPGPLMASADEFFIEIIGKGGHGGMPNRTIDSIVAGAALVTQLQSIVSRSVNPLEPAVLSVGTIQGGFAQNVIAEHCRITGTVRAFDEETRHLIRSRIEEMTVSIAGAYGAEAKIDYVMGYPPLVNHEGEYQRFSEVASGALGESVQVIRMERLMPAEDFAYYVKEIPGCFMFVGAGNPDKDAVYPHHHSKFDFDEDAMLHGMKLLIAMANSCLHEKTIV from the coding sequence ATGAAGAGCTTAGCGGTTGATTCGCTCATGCCGGAGATTGTGGAATGGAGACGCCATTTGCATCGTCATCCGGAGTTGTCTTTTCATGAAAAGGAAACGTCAGCATTTATAGCAGACAAGTTAGCAGAATTCGGAATTGAAGTTAGAAGAAGCACATCTGGGTATGGTGTAACGGGTATATTGCGAGGACAACGGCCGGGGAAAACGGTAGTCCTTCGCGCGGATATGGATGCACTACCTATTAAAGAGGAGAATAAGAATGACTACGTTTCGCAAAATGAAGGGGTTATGCATGCCTGTGGGCATGATGGACACACTTCAATACTGCTGGGTGTAGCCTCTTACTATAGCAGCCGCCTTGATGAGATAGAAGGGGAGCTGCGTTTTCTTTTTCAACCTGCGGAGGAAGTATGCCCTGGTGGTGCACAGGGGATGATTTCCGAAGGCATGTTAGAAGGAGCGGATGCGGTGTATGGTCTGCATTTGTGGACTCCGCTTCCAATAGGAACCGTAGGCAGTGCACCAGGACCACTTATGGCATCAGCTGACGAATTTTTCATTGAAATCATCGGCAAGGGTGGACACGGCGGCATGCCGAACCGTACGATTGATAGCATTGTGGCCGGAGCGGCGCTTGTGACTCAGCTCCAGAGCATCGTAAGCCGTTCTGTGAACCCGCTGGAGCCTGCTGTTCTCAGTGTAGGGACCATTCAAGGGGGATTCGCCCAGAACGTCATTGCTGAGCATTGCCGGATTACAGGAACCGTGCGAGCGTTCGACGAGGAGACCCGTCATTTGATCCGCAGCAGGATTGAAGAAATGACAGTTTCTATAGCTGGCGCATACGGCGCAGAAGCTAAGATAGACTATGTCATGGGATATCCGCCACTCGTAAATCACGAGGGTGAATATCAGCGTTTTTCCGAGGTGGCTTCAGGAGCACTTGGAGAATCTGTTCAAGTGATTCGGATGGAAAGGCTGATGCCGGCTGAGGATTTTGCCTATTATGTAAAAGAGATTCCTGGCTGCTTTATGTTCGTAGGTGCGGGTAATCCAGATAAAGATGCAGTCTACCCGCATCATCATAGCAAATTTGATTTTGACGAGGATGCTATGCTGCATGGAATGAAATTACTGATCGCTATGGCGAATTCCTGTTTGCATGAGAAGACAATCGTATAA